The Pelodiscus sinensis isolate JC-2024 chromosome 24, ASM4963464v1, whole genome shotgun sequence genomic interval TTGTTGTTCACAGTGATGATAGCTTCTCGGAAAAAAACAAAGATGCCCGCACCAGCTGGTATTCCATCACTGGTGCATTCGCTGATGTCTACCACCACCTTGAACCAGGAAGGGGAGCTCTCGTCACAGAGAGAGGCCACTTTGTACATCCCACTGTAGAGGAGTTTCCCTTTGGCACCATCAAAGGTCGTGAAGTAGGCACCTGGAGAGATTATGCACCGGCCTTCCTGCTTCACGCAGCCATGCATCCCATCCCTGAGGACACAGATCTCATCCGCGAGGCAGCTGGTTTTCTCACAGATGAGCCCCCCTGATGGGTGGCAAGTGCATTTCTCTGAGCAGTCACTGGAAATGACACTCTCCTGGGACTGAGGgaaattccaaaataaacaataaaataacCAGTGTTCCAAACTTTCAGTCAGGTCCAATATTAACTTCCAAAGACCAACAGCAACTGCAACAATGTCAAAATGCCTAAGGGAAGTCTCCCCAACTGAAGACCAGAATGGGAAATACAAATGATAATGATAATGACCAAAAAGAACAGAAAGACAAAGGTTAAGAGAGGAAGACCCAAGAAACAAGGTGAAGACGATAAAGGACAATGGTGATGATCAAAGAAACAGAAACTTTGAAGGATGATAGTGCCAATCAAAGAGGACACCAatcaaggaaagaaagaaaagacaaaGGATGCCTGGCAGATCAAGGAAACAATCAACTCCAGGAcaacagggacagggacagaaaGAAGGAAGAGACGAAGGATGTCAGTGCTGACccaagagagaaggaaaagacaATGGTCATGACCCATGAAACAAGGATAGCCCTTTTTCTATTTATTATGGCAGTGCCATGGGGCCAGTCAAGAATGATGGCACATTGTGCCAGAGACACTCTGCAAACACCTAATGAGACAGTCCATGCCCCAAAGAGCTGAACATCCAACAAGACGAGGCAGGCCAAGTAGACGGGAACATAGAGAGGATAAGAGCAGTGaccagagaaagaagaaaagcacAGCGGAAGAAGATTTGATCGATCACAGGCAAGAAGGAAGGTCGGGGTGACAGATCATGATGATGGGACATGGAAATGACTTctgaagagaaggaaaaacatgAATGAAAATCAAAGACCAGGGGATGAAGATGAAAAAATTAAACCTCGGTCTGTTATACTGACAGGCTGTGTTCTACATGGCGGAATCCCCTGGAAACAATTAGGAAGCTCGTACTTTTgaccaaaaaacaggactgtgtagcactttaaagactaacaaaatggtttaataggtgatgagcttttgtgggccagacccacttcctcagatcaaatagtggaagaaaattgtcacaaccatatataccaaaggataaaaaataaatgaacacatatgaaaaggacaaatcaaatttccgAATAGAAGGGAGattgagggggggaagggagggaggtaaatgtctgtgagctaatgatattagagatgataattggggaagctatctttgtaatgggtaagataattagcgtctttattcaaatttgagtgtaaagtgtcgaatttaagcatgaatgacagttcagaggattctctttgaagtgaagtcttaaaaggtctttgaagcaggatgcaggtaatcaagtcgttgagacaatgtcctttctggttgccTCTAATatcatttgtccttttcatatgtgttcattttttttttatcctttggtatatatggttgtgacaattttcttccactatttgatctgaggaagtgggtctggcccacgaaagctcatcacctattaaaccatcttgttaatctttaaagtgctacacagtcctgttttttgtttcagctgcatcagactaacacggctacatttctaccactatacTTTTGACCAATTCAActctgttattttattttaagagtcCAGAGGCACTAACTGTATAGAACAGCAAGAACCCACCTTGATGTAGCGTCCACTGTACATGCAGCCACACCCGTCCATGGACACGCACTCCTCCCCATCGAACATGGAGCCGGCATCACACTGGCAGCCCTCAAAGCACTTCCCAGtgcactgggcaggggcagaCAAGCCAGCACAGGTGAAATCGCaggacctggtgcacagctcgTAGTGGCTGTTGgccgggcaggccagggctgaagagagagaagcaaaagAGAACGAGAATGGAGAAAAGGTTTTTACAATAATTTCCCTTGGAGACATAGTCACATTTtctgctgggctacgtctacactggccccttttccgaaaggggcatggtaatttcagagatcgtaatagggaaatccgcgggggattttaatatcccccgcggcatttaaataaaaatgtccgccgcttttttccggcttttagaaaagccggaaaagagcgtctacactggccccgatcctccggaaaaagcgcccttttccggaggatcttattccacCGTTGATACAGATGACATGGCTACAGTGGGGCCAGAAACACCCCAAGATTTAATAAACCACAAGTtgccatcagaaaaaaaaacttggtGGGGGGGCTAATGGGCTGGAAATAAAGCCAGTGGGAAGACCAGGACTACAGGTTGCTCTGGGCACTCACGGCAGAAGGAGGCCGTTCTCCAGGCTCTGATCCTGGCTCCGGCAGCTTGGCAGGCGGCCGCGTAggcctgcaggctctggcagagggTCTCTCCCATCCCGTTGGCGGTGCACATGTCATGAAGACAGTTGCTGAAGTACCTGGCAGGGCTGATCGTTGAGTGGCAGTCTCTGAAGGGACCTGAGGTGGCTTTGATCAACCCACAGGAGCTCTCCGCCTGGTACGGCGCCGTCTGGGCTGCATCACACACGGGGCACCTGTCACCGCAGCCATCAGAGCACGTGGCACCCTCAACGGGCACCTTCCAGGCAGCGATAAATTCACTCAGACTTTGCGTGCTCGTTCCATTGGGCAGCAGGAAGTCGTCATTCTTGTCACCATTGAAATTGCCAGCCAGACCACACAGGTGTCCCCTGTAGGTGCTGGGAATGGACACTCGGAGGTAGGTGGCAGAGTCAAAAAAGACTCCCAGGCCAGCAGCAGACTGGAGAATGATGTTGTTCCCCTCCTGGTTGAGCCGAAGTTTCCCATCGTCTGTAGCCAGCGGGAGGGTGTAGAGCTCCCCGCCAACCTGTGCCAAGGAGAGACAAATTCACccatcactggggggggggactcagcaATGTCCTGGTGTTTttacacacgcgcgcgcgcactcTCTTGGGGATATCCTTCACCAAAAATATTACAAATCTGCAAAACTTTGCCAGTGTTATTTGTCAATAAATAGCTAAATGTGGAGGCTCCACAGTGCCTGTGCGGAGGTAGGAGATCACTCTGCCTGCCCCGTACATGGACTCAGTGTTAAAGTTGTGCCTGATGCTGACACAGCATAAGGACCAGGACTGCCCCAGAAACACCCCGGGGCCCTGCCCCTCCGTGCCAAGCACACTAGGTGTAGGCAGGCAGGAGCAGACCTGCAGGATCCAAGTGTGAAGGGGCTTAGTAAAGGAAGATCCAGGTAGGAGTGATAGGATTCTGGGTGGGGCAATTTGGGTGCAGGGTGGCTtggcggggggtgcaggggagaacTAGATGAACAAGGTCTTGTGGGGGTGTTTCTGGGGGTAGACAGAAAAGGTGCAGGTACTCGCTTGGCGGGGTTTGGATCCAGATGCTGGCTTCATAGGGTTCagtggggtgggtgtctgggtgcaggaggctAGTCAGGGTGAACCAGATGCATGTGGGATTGTGGCTGATTCGGgtggggtctgggtgcaggaaggcagcctgggCGGAGGGGTGAAAATGagatgcagggggtggggctgagtgcAGGGGTCACTGGATGCGGAAGGTGAGGCTTGCTGGGGTTTGGATTCAGGTGAGGGGGGTCAGTGTGGGGTTCTGGGCGCATGGAATGAAGCTCCACAGGGTATAAAGTGTGCTGGGTGCACAGGGCTTGGGCAGATGGGGGAGTAGTTCCCTGTACAGTGACCTCTCTCCCCCATGGCTGAGGAGacaggggacaggaaggggggtagGGCGTACACTCTGTGGTCACTCcttgcagggggagaggaagtcCCACCCTTCACTACCCAGCCAGGATCAGTAGCTGAGCCTGGCACAGGTAGGAGCTAGTGGCCCCTTCCCCATCTCCGCACTGATTTATTACTCTGAAGGGGCCTGAAGCGATGCACAAGCACTAGTAGGGAGCAGCACACGACCGCTCTTGCAGCTTGCCTTTGCTTCTTGATTTGCAAGTCATTTTTCctgtggggaagcaaagaaatctgcaaGGGACATGAATTTGACACATCCACAggggtgcagaattcccccaggagtcaCACATGCATAtgagcacacgcacacacacacacacagagaagcgTGCACACACAAATATCGGGGTCACAGGTGTTCACTAGATTTCAAGGAGACTAATCTCAAGCAGGGACTTACCGCCACTTTCCACTTTCTCCCCCTTTTCAGGGTGACGGTGTAGCCATGAACAGAGACCACCACCGCCCTTGTCCGAGCCACGCGGCCATTGCCAGTGCTGTCATTCTCCACCACCATGGAGAATTCGGCCAGCCGGGGATCACTGCTGCACACCTTTGTTAAAGTGTAAGCACACGAGCCCTGGACATCAAAGGCCCGTCCATCAAAGGAGACGTAATGAGGGTCACCAGATACTTCGCAGGTTCCGTACTCCATGGCGTGGCAGCCCAGGACTCCGTTCTCCACCCTGCACTCCTCACTGGCTCTGCACGAGGCCTCCTGGCACTCGACAACCCCGCTGTCTTGGCACCGGCACCGCTCccggcaggaggggttggggtagaACTCCTCTCCCCTCCGGTAGTACCTGCCGTGGTGCACGCAGCCGCACTGCGCGACGGGGACGCACTGATCTCCGCTGAGGATGAACCCAGCATCGCAGAAACACCCTTCAGCACAGGGCTCCTCACACCTGTCCGGACCCAAGGGGCTGTGGCAGGTGGCAGGGCAGCCGCTCCCACAGAGCTCGTAGTGAGAGTTGCGGGGGCAGGTGGGGCCTGCAGGAAACAGGATTGAACATGCAGATCTGTCAGctccaaaaagtttgggaaaagaAGCAGtggctccagctctgggagggaaggggggtcttgctggttagagcagggggttgggagccaggacttccgGGTTGTttctccagctctggcagggaaGTGGGATCTAGCTGGTTAGTGACGGAGGTTTGGGGTCACCCTGcctgggctctgttcccagctcttgGAGCAGAGTCTGATAGAGCAGAGTGCAGTCAATAATAACCATATCAGTTTCCAGACAAAACATGCACATGGAGTCAAGGCTGAGAATACACAGCAGTAATTTAGGGTAAGAAGTGTTACAGAGGTGCTGCAATGATCCTACTACCGGGCACTGTAACCTGAGTTAAAATTAAACCGAAAAGCAATCCAATGGGGGCATAGAAATGAATAACTAGAtctgttccctgtgagctgagcacTCAGGAGTCTACCCAGGTGGCATTCAAGTGCAcctggctgattagcagaatgccaatgtgtttctactggtagtgtaCATAGGCACGTGAAAAAttattccacccatggatgggggaaaaaaactgcacatggacagaaaagattagagggaacatcgaCAACTAGGACAACCAAAGTATTTTAACCTGGCCACTTCACAACACCATGACTAGCCAGTTGTTGTCACGGCTGTGGTCTTGTATTAGACATATCTGATTTTGGAAGACAGTCAATGTTTTTTCTAACTCTGGGCAATTTTATGCCCCCAGCAAGAGTCTGAGATTCTGAATTTTGTCCCTTTTTGAAATAGTGCAAAAAGCTGAAAGCGTTGGCATTTTCAGAACCTGTTTTGATGGGGTCCCTTGAAAGATTCTGCTTTgatcatttcaaaatgtttcatttagattCTGAACTTTAAAAAAGATTAAACATGTCTCAGTGTAAATCAACTAAGATTTCAGACACAAAAAATCATTTTGACTCAAGAAAATAAGaaagttttgattttaaaatgttaaaacaagATGTTTTGATAATTTCagcattctgtttcttttctttgtctcagcttgtttggggttttttaaatcaattttctaGCAACCAAACTCTTTTTTGGAAAATTCTGGACTAGTTCTATTTTTCACCCTTCTTTTGACGCCATGAGGTAAAGGACTATCAGGAAGAAGATTTTGGTTTTATTGGACTTGGGTTAGCTCTCAACTCACGGCTGAAGGTTTAGATTTAGTCACAAGGTCAAACTGCCATATTGGCAAAAGAGATTAAAGCATTGAGCAAGTCTAAGAATTAAAAGACTTTCTTATAAATAAGTAAAAATTGTTAATTTCAAATTTGTTTTGGATGAAATAGTGTTGTTGTTTTCTCGTAAACCAAAAGCTTTCACAaaaagttctgattttttttaagtctccagttgtttcatcaaaattgaaaatgttaaaaatgaaatgtttgaatGCAGTCTAAGGAATAATGTCTGGCTCAAGGTCTTTTCCccccatttgttttcattttttccatagtCCACTTTTCCAAACTTCTTCCACTTTCAACAAATagaaaaaatggaatctgtaaCTTGTCAGGTACTGAAATTTTCAAAGtaataaaaggagaaaaaaagaaaagtggaCAAGAGAAAAACAACttgaatatttttttgttttattacccCATAACAAAAAACAGACTGAAAAAAGGagatcaaggctgtgtctagactgcggtttttttctggaaaaaggtacgcaaattgcgaatcacaatttgcatacttttttctgcttcttttgttagaagaggcttttccgacatttggcctgtctacatggggccaaatgtcagaaaaacctcttttttgGCACATTCCTATTTCATGAAgtaaggtttacagagatgccaaaaaaatgtgtctgctcttctgaaaaaaatttggaagagcagatacattcattggatgcagcagagttttaaaaactctgtagtgtagacatagcccaaaataGAAGGAAAAATGGAATTTTGAAATGTCCAATGTGCTAATAAAAATCACAAAGAAAATGGGAAAAAACAGAGAATTGTTATGAGCCctgcaaaatgcaaacaaacaTGAATATATTTAGGCTAAATGTCCCCAGGCCTCCTGTTTTTCTGCCTATGACACTTGGGTGAGTAGTTCTGACGGCATTCAGGAGACAGTGCTGATACATGGCCTTGCTGGACGGTTTGTGAGtgttagagccctgcaaaccaACAGTtatttgctttatatctgtgggtagcCATAGCCATGGATGTGGCTGTGGATTTCTGTGGCTAATTTTTGGATCTGCACAGAGTTCTACTTACAGCAACATGTTCAGGAAGCGACACTTACTGCAGAAGGAGGCCGATCTCCACTGCCCTGTCGGGATGCCCTGGGCCTGGCAGGCCGTCACGTAGGCGCTGATCGCGCTGCACAGAGTGTCACGGTGACCCTTGTACTGGCAGGTGTCAAAGACGCAGTCGTCGAAGTAGGGGGCGGGGTCGACAGCCCCATGGCACTGACTGAACGGCCCATCCCCTCTGGCAAGGACCCCGCAGTACTGCTCTCCCCTGTAGGTTTGTCTCTGAGCCTCGCTGCAGACTGAGCAGTCCCCGGTGCAGCTAGCCGAGCAGCCTGGGacctcccccaccttccagctGTCGGCGAACTGAACCTCATCAGCTGTCCGAGTTCCATCCTTCATGGTCAGATCATCACTGGGGTCCTGATTGGCATTGCCGCAGAGCCCGCAGACGGCGCCGGCGTAGCTGCTGGGTATGATGACCCTGGCGTAGCTGTACCAGTCGAAGCTCACTCTCAGGTCAAAGTCAGTCTTGATGAAACCATGGACGCCACTGATGTAGGCCTTGAATTTGTTCTGGTGGGAGAAGGGCAGGTCCACAAAGACACCATCCACCTGGAAAAGACACGGTGAGTCACTGGAGCATAGATGGAGCAGACAGCCTGGCTCCAGAAGTCAGCGTTACAGAAAACTCTGCacagggagggagatggggattgattgttctccatgtccactgaaggtaggatagGACACAGTGGGCTTGAACTGCAACACAGGAGATTAGAGCTGGATATaggaaaaaactttctaacttgAAGTTGAGCTAAGCTCTGGaccaggcttccaagggaggtccTGGAGCCCCCTCATTGCAGGCACGACGCTGGCAGAtcaggtgccagctcatgccaaggtccCATGTTGGCATGTAGCTGGAATCAATCTGGCTCTCCAGAGCGTTGGTGTCGGTAATGAGGTATTAAGACTTTAAGGATCTGTTTAGTATCGAGGCTTTATTGACTGCTTGTCATTTGCTGCCTGCCTTAATCCCAGCCATCCAATCCGGATCCCATACTGCAAGGCAATATTTGCAGTGTGAGCCCCTATTATCGTGTAAACCGCCAGACATGAGAGAGAAACTAGCACCTGTGAATGCTGGTTTCCACCTGAAGgtgcagccagcaggaagcaccggggaggaaggaggccacGTGGTTCGTGGCTTCTGCCCCCCGGAAGCACCAGGGAGGAGGGGGTCGAGTTGTGCCCACCCCATGGCACcaaagagggggagagaaggaggaggctAGCAGATGTGGGCGAAGGGGCATCAGGATGCAGCGTGATGTGAGCATGTCACTCTTCCATCCTGCAGGaaatttttgtatatatatatatatatagaaagagagagagagagagagagagagagagaaatacttCCACCCCAAATTTAATAATTTTCGTGCATGTCTCCCACTGAAAATGGATCATTTTTCAACCAAATATGTTTTTACATGAAATTCTTCATCTAGTACAAACTTTACTTGGGGAAGATGGAAACCCCCTGGATTATGTTTCCTGGATATAGACTGGGCAGCCAAATTTCAGCCCTACAAATGATCCCAATCAAGACTCTGCGTCCCTACCTGGATCTTGCGAGGATGCTCCTGGCTCAGGCTGATGGTCACGTTGTAAACCTCTAAGGTCACAGTTTTGGTGAAGGACACGGCCTTGTTGCCCCGATTGTTATTCTCCACCTTGACGTTGAATGGGGTGAGCGTGGGGTCCTGGGAGCAGAGAGCCGCGAACTGATAGATGCAGGTGCCTTGGAAATCATACTTCTTTCCGTCGAAGGTGGTGTAGTGGGGGTCTCCAGTACCTATGCAGGTGGAGTACGTGGTTGCCTTGCAGCGGTAGGCACCATTCACCATGGCACATCTCTCACTGGCCTTGCAGCTGGTCTCCTGGCAAAGCACCATGCCCAGGCTGGGGTCACATCTGCACCGAGAGCGGCAGTTCTCATCGGCCCAGAACTCCTCGCTGGGTTGGTAGTAGTGGCCGTTGTAGTCGCAGCCACAGCTCCCCACGGGGACGCACTGCCCGGCGCTGAGGACGTAACCGGCGTTACACTGGCAGGTCTCCACgcagggctctgggcaggaggagggggcagttcGGTCGGAgcagctggctgggcaggcatCACCGCAGGCCTCGTAGTGGCTgttctcagggcagggcagggctgggaggggcacagagaggggggAACTAAATAACCTGCCTAGAGCCAGTGAGAGCTACTGACAGATCCATGCATGTGAGCAGCCCCCAGTGCATTGTGCACCTTGCAGGATGCTGTATGGGCCACCAGGGATGGGCCAGGGAATGAATTCCCAGCTGCAGACAAGGGAAGGCCGGGCACAGTATTCACTGCTCTAGTCTCTGCCTGTCTGCAGCCAGAGCGCTTGGCACTGGAGACCAGGCAGATCTCACAACTAAGGAGAAACAGATTTGGTGTAGGGAAGGGGCTCAGTAGAGGGAGCTAGGGCCACAGGAAACAGTTGTGATAGAttcagtggggggcagggcgtggggcaaGGAGCTCAGTAATGGGCACCATGCTGCAGGGATCCAGGCAGAGAttcagcaggaggcgctgtgctgcaggtggtggggctgagttggggctccattctgcaggggatggggcagagggctcAGTAGTGTGCagagtgctgcagggagtggggcaaggtggggtagggggtgctgggctgtagggagcaggatgggggctcagcaggtggagctgggctgcatagggctcagcagggggtgctgtgtgtcAGGAAGCAGGTCAGAGGCTCAGCGGGGGCACTGGGCTACAAGGGCAGAGGGCTCAGTAGGGGGCACTGTGTGTCAGGGAGCAGGATAGGCTCAGCAGGGAGTACACCAGGTGGCAGGGtggtgcccagcagggggcgctgggctttAGAGAGCAGGGGACCTAGCAGGGGGTGCTAGTCTGCAGGGAATAGGGGGCCcaacagggggtgctgtgctgcagggagcaggatgggggcccAGTAAGGGGTGCTGGGAACAGGTTAGGAATTCAGCAGGGCTTGGGTGGGCTGCAGGGGCCAGAggtccagcaggaggcactgggccccaggtggcagggcagggggtcaacagggggcgctctcccctcagaACCAGTGCTGACCCCAACATCCCAGGAGCCTGCTTATTCCCCACTCTGACTCTCATCACTCCCACCCCCATGGACAGGTCTATTGCCTGCTGCAGCAACCAGCTGCCATGCTCACCGCAGCCAGAGGGCGTCCTCCAGTCATAGAGGGTCACCGCGTGCTCCCGGCAGGCATGGGCGTAGGCCCCCAGCGCTTGGCACAGGGTGCCCTTGTCTCCCTCGTTGACACACATGTTGTTGAGGCAGCTGTAGAAGAACTTGTCTGGGCTCACTCGGGGGTGGCACTCTCTGAAGGGGCCTCCCGGCACTTTGCTGATCCCCCCGCAGTACCCCTCGCTCCCGTAGAGCTGCCTTTTGCTCTCCTCACACGCTGGGCATTCCCCACCGCAGGAATCCCAGCAGGAGTCCTCCACTCTCCAGCTTCCAACCCAGGCCTGGAAGGAAGAGGCTCTGGTGCCGTTGGAGAGCATCGCTTCATCCTCAGAGTCACCGTTGAAGTTCCCACACAGCCCACACATGCTCCCAAAATAGCTGCTGGAGAGCGTCACAATCACAGCCCAGTCGCTGTCGAACCACACCTGGAGCCCGAAGGCCGTTTGCAGGACGGGACGTCCCTCGCTGTGGGAGAGCTTGATTTTCCCTGCCTCCAGGATGACTGGCAGGCTGACACTCTTGTCATTTAACTaatgaaagggaaggggaaagaaatggagcCGTTATTGCTCTTTCCACGACACCCACTCTCCCTGCCACTGTGAGCTCCCTGGGCCTTTGATCATAACGAGTCTCTGCCATAAATATCCCCAAAACCAAATGAGACAGAAAACAAGGGAAACTTCACTGCCAAAAACCTTTGGGTAAGATTGCCCAGCGCTTCCTTGCGCCCTTCCAGAGTCCAGACTGTGGCTAAACGTAAACATCTCAAAACCAGGAAACACAAAGTTAAAGCAATGGTCACTTGCGAATGAGAATGCCTAGTTCTTACATAAGGCGCTTTCATCAGTAGCGCTGCAGGTGCACAGTTCAGGAGTCCAGTATCACAACcgccattttacagaagggaaacCTGGATCGCAGAGCAGAGCAGTGACGTTCTTACTGTGCCAGCAGCAATGGCAGCAATAGCATGAAAGGCTTTTGAAGGCTctagccactaggcaacacttCTCTGccgcaggtatgcatgaaaatgtGACACTAGGACAGGCAAAATATGGAGACCAGCCCCATTGTTCTGGAACCTCCCTGCACAGAGCTTGGCCCCATCTCCAGCAAGATATACTGACAGtgggaaaggtacagagaagggaaaCAGATGATTTGGGGACACCTTCTACACGAGGCAAGATTAAAGAAGACTGGGAAtattcagctcagaaaagagacaactaaggggatatgacagaggtgcACAAAACCCtgaccggtgtggagaaagtgagtaaggaagtgCTGTTAACCCCTTCATATAACTCAAAGGCTGGCGATCACCTGATGGAATTTAGTGGGTTTAATGCAAATACGAGGaggtacttcttcacacaacacagtcaacctgtggaatctTGCCCTCTAATCTGTTttgtccatgtgcggaataaatgttttaTGTGCTCAAAGGCATATGTGAATATGCACTACCCATAGAAACACAAACCTTAGCTGTGGATGGTCTGCTAATCAGTCTGGAGAACACTAGTTGCCAAGGGAtcatgtgaaggccaaaagtataaccaGGTTCACAAGAGAGTGTGATGAGTTTACAGAGGgcaggtccatccatggctgcTGGCCATTTTGGTCAGGGATGCAGCCCTACACTCCAGTGTCTGTAACCCTTGAACTTCCAGAAGcgtctggcattggtcactgtcagagatGCATCTGATGCAGTATGGCCAAATTGAAAGCCACTAGTGACTCGATTAACTATCCAGCCTCTAAGAAGCACATGAATTTTCAAGACAATTGGAGCATGCACGTGGATTCTAGAGTACTTTGAAACATTAGAGAGGGGACATTTCCAAATGTTTGGGAACTTTaattgcacaaaaacatttgatATTTTCAACTTCATCCTGATTTGCAATGACAACACACATTGAAacatgcaggctacgtctagactggcccct includes:
- the LOC102449441 gene encoding IgGFc-binding protein-like isoform X2, yielding MDLRKAKLLLWARMLVLWGMFNLPLPVASGEIPGSSPPSLLGREFITAFMQNDLQPTLSSDFRLLITAYDPATLITISMKKPALRKSVQASAGQTVTVKIPPYAEMTGSTVFDNTVVVRADSDISVLSFNSKSNSADTTPVYPVHSLGTEYYVITPTVGTDRYREFAIVAWEGPTTVEVYLKGAVIFQGKTHARGSKLTIKLEEHQAAQLQSPVDVSGTRIVSQKPVAVYVGHTCVTRATQCDHVSEQLLPVSSWGTSFIVPSLSSERQHDFLYVATSQTTQVEVQSGRSKISRALTAEQVMLYGIPSSTALLFSANARVQLMFFSNGGTKGNIRYDPFFMAIPAISSYCQSYHIYGFDDFENYALIIAKTSESAGVTIDKRPLHNVLWKPLLGTEYSWAEYSLGKGSQAHSMEHASSPFGLLSVGIGNQKAFGSPAICASNPCRALSCREKESCRIKDGQAICFHNYMGTCQGSLASQYYSFDGLTVGVQDTCTYTIAKYCGHDPTLEPFSIEENSTSIEKQASPSIGVTTIHAYGYNISIYKGENGEVRLNDKSVSLPVILEAGKIKLSHSEGRPVLQTAFGLQVWFDSDWAVIVTLSSSYFGSMCGLCGNFNGDSEDEAMLSNGTRASSFQAWVGSWRVEDSCWDSCGGECPACEESKRQLYGSEGYCGGISKVPGGPFRECHPRVSPDKFFYSCLNNMCVNEGDKGTLCQALGAYAHACREHAVTLYDWRTPSGCALPCPENSHYEACGDACPASCSDRTAPSSCPEPCVETCQCNAGYVLSAGQCVPVGSCGCDYNGHYYQPSEEFWADENCRSRCRCDPSLGMVLCQETSCKASERCAMVNGAYRCKATTYSTCIGTGDPHYTTFDGKKYDFQGTCIYQFAALCSQDPTLTPFNVKVENNNRGNKAVSFTKTVTLEVYNVTISLSQEHPRKIQVDGVFVDLPFSHQNKFKAYISGVHGFIKTDFDLRVSFDWYSYARVIIPSSYAGAVCGLCGNANQDPSDDLTMKDGTRTADEVQFADSWKVGEVPGCSASCTGDCSVCSEAQRQTYRGEQYCGVLARGDGPFSQCHGAVDPAPYFDDCVFDTCQYKGHRDTLCSAISAYVTACQAQGIPTGQWRSASFCSPTCPRNSHYELCGSGCPATCHSPLGPDRCEEPCAEGCFCDAGFILSGDQCVPVAQCGCVHHGRYYRRGEEFYPNPSCRERCRCQDSGVVECQEASCRASEECRVENGVLGCHAMEYGTCEVSGDPHYVSFDGRAFDVQGSCAYTLTKVCSSDPRLAEFSMVVENDSTGNGRVARTRAVVVSVHGYTVTLKRGRKWKVAVGGELYTLPLATDDGKLRLNQEGNNIILQSAAGLGVFFDSATYLRVSIPSTYRGHLCGLAGNFNGDKNDDFLLPNGTSTQSLSEFIAAWKVPVEGATCSDGCGDRCPVCDAAQTAPYQAESSCGLIKATSGPFRDCHSTISPARYFSNCLHDMCTANGMGETLCQSLQAYAAACQAAGARIRAWRTASFCPLACPANSHYELCTRSCDFTCAGLSAPAQCTGKCFEGCQCDAGSMFDGEECVSMDGCGCMYSGRYIKSQESVISSDCSEKCTCHPSGGLICEKTSCLADEICVLRDGMHGCVKQEGRCIISPGAYFTTFDGAKGKLLYSGMYKVASLCDESSPSWFKVVVDISECTSDGIPAGAGIFVFFREAIITVNNNMGTWVNGRSVRLPAKVSDAVSVSESQGGVAVVQAPGVQVLFSPGGQVTVRVGESLANKLCASCGNFNDDVSDDLRLPSGRVVGSIAEVVDVWKARDFLGCD